Within Desulfobacter sp., the genomic segment GCCTGTGCCGTAAACTCATTGTATCCGTATCCTTGGGTCCAGTGTGCCGCAGATCAGATCCACGGTGAAATTGATCAAAACAAAAATCGTCCCGGTAAATAATACCACCCCCTGAATCAGGGGATAGTCCCGGTTGCAGATGGCGTCCACCATGAGGCTGCCCAGTCCCGGCCATGAAAACACCACTTCCGTTATCACAGCCCCTTCAAGGATCAGGCCGAATTCCAGGCCGACAATGGTGACCAGCGGGATCAGGGTGTTCTTGAGCACATGTTTTCCCAGAACCCTTGGAGCGTCTGTCCCCCTGGCCCTCAGGGCAAGGATATGGTCTGACGCCAGGGTCTGGATGATGGAAAGGCGCAGCAGCCTGGCAATATAAGCGGTAATGGATGTACCCAGGGTCAGGGCGGGCATGATCAGATGCTGCCATCCCCCGGTTCCGAAACTGGGGAGCCAGTGAAGGTGCACCGCAAAAAAGGTGATCAGGAGAATCCCCAGCCAGAAATTGGGGATGGAAAGTCCCAGCACGGACAGGGAAACCGATACCGAATCCAGCCAGGACCCCCGGTTAAGACCTGCCAGGGTTCCCAGGGGCAGGGCCACGGCCAGGGCGATGAGAATGGAGACTGCGGCCAGTTCAAAGGTTTTTGAAAATCTTTGACAGATCAGATGAAAAACATTTGCTTCTTCCACCAGGGAGTATCCGAAATCAAGCCGGACAACATGGGAGAGCCATCGACCGTACTGGACAAGAAAGGGCTGGTCCAGTCCCTCTTTTTCCCTGATCCATTCCACGGTGGCGCTGTCCAGTTGGCTTTCCCCCCCGTACCTGGCAACGGCGATCTCCCTTGCTGCATCCCCCGGGGCCAGAAGAATCATGGCATAGGTGAGAAAGGAGGCCCCGAAGAGCACCAATGCCATTCCTGCTGTTTTTTTGATTAAAAGACCCGACATGGATGCTCCCCGTACATATGGCAGGATACATAGTGAGTGGATGAAAGCCGGACAGCATCCGGCGCCTTTTTTCTGCACACGGCTGCAGCCTCGGGGCACCGGGTATGGAAAATACAGCCCCGGGGCAGGTCCTGGGCAGACGGCGCCTCCCCCTTGAGCACCAGCCGTTTTCCCTTCCAGATCCCCGGCGTAAAAGAGGCAGACAAAAGCGCCCGGGTGTAGGGATGGGCCGGTTCAGACAAAAGGGTGGATTTTGAGCCGGTTTCCAGAATCCGTCCAAGGTAGATGACCCCTATCCGGGTGGCCATGGCCTTGACCAGGGCCATGTCATGGGTAATGGTAAAGCAGGTTATGGGATACTTTTCCTTGATCCGGCACAGCAGACGGGTGATCCGGGTCTTGATCAGGCTGTCCAGGGCTGTCAGGGGTTCATCCAGGATGAGTAGTTCAGGCCGGGTGGCCAGAGATCTTGCGATGCAGACCCGCTGGTTCTGGCCGCCGGATGCCTGAACCGGCTTTCGTTCCAGCAGATCGGTTGTCAGACCGGTATCCCGGATGAGCGGGGCAAGAAGGGCCTGCCGCTCTGACGGCCTGATCCCCCTGGCGGCCAGGGGTTCTTCAAGGGACCGGCGCAAGGGCTGGAAAGGGTTTAACGCCTGCACAGGATCCTGGAATACCATCTGGGTTTTTTTCATCAGCATCTTATGGTTCCTGTTGCCGGATCTTGTTATTTTCTTCCCCTTGAACATCAGGTGCCCCTCCTGAAAGGACTGCAGTCCTGCAAGGGCCAGGGCAAGGGTGCTCTTGCCTGATCCGCTTTCGCCGATCAGGCAGAAGGAATCCCCTTTTTCCAGGGTTAAGCAGATCTGTTTGACTCCCCAGAACAGGGAACTGCGGCCGAACCTGCGGGATTGTGCCCTGAAGGCGACGCCAAAATTTTCAATTTGAATCAATGGGTCGGGCACAGGTTTTCCTCACTGATGCCGGTGCCGGATATGAGCTGGCTTGTGTACTCATGTTCCGGGTGGTTAAAGAGGGCTTCCACATCCTGGGTTTCAAGGATGGTGCCCTGGTGCATCACCGATATCCGGTCGCAGACATGGGCCGCCATGGCCAGGTCATGGGTGATGAGGATAAAGGCTGTCTGCCGGGTCTGCCTGAGCCGGGAAATCAGTTCAATGATCTGCAGGGCAATGGTGGGATCAAGGGCTGAGGTGACCTCATCCAGAATCATGGCACTGGGAGCGGCCAGCAGGGCCATGACCAGCTGGGCCCGCTGGAGCATGCCCCGGCTCCACTGGTGGGGGTATTGGCGGCACCGTAATTTTGGAGACGCAATGCCCACCTCTTCCAGCAGATGATACACCCGGTCCATGGATTGTGCAGGTTTGGGAAGGATGGAAAGGGCATCCCGGAACTGGTTGGCCATGGTAAATACCGGGTCCATGGCCGATTCCGGATTCTGGAGCACCAGGGATATCTTTGTCCCCCGGAAAGGGTCTGCGGCCCGTGCTGCATTGTCCGCCACATTGACGCCATCAATCAGAATGGCGCCGGATATAATACGGGCCGGGGCCTCCAGCCGGACAAGACTCCGGGCAAAAAGGCTTTTTCCGCACCCGGATTCCCCCACAAGCCCATGGATCTCCCCCCGGGCAAGGCAGAAATCCACATCCTTTAACAGGACCCGGTTCTCTTTTTTGGCCCGGACCGCCACGTTAAGCCGGGTGACGCTCAGAATGTTTGGGCCTGGCTGGTGTGTACCGGTCATACCGCTATTCTTTGCCAATGGTATGGGTTAAGAGGTATTTTTCAGCCGGATGGATCCTGTATCCATTGACACGGTCTGACATGGCTGTGACCATGGCTTTGTGAAAAAGGACGATGACCGGGCTCTCATCATAGATGATCTTCTGGACCTGGTTGTACAGGCGGATACGGTCTGCCGGGTCAAAGCAGGTCCTGGCCTCCTTGAGCAGTCTGTCCAGTTCCGGGTTGGCATAGCCCATGAAATTTGACCTTGCCCCGGTCATGAACACATCTGAAAGAAATGCATCCGGATCTCCCTGGGGGGCGGTGTTCCACATCTGTAGGTTGAGGTGGACCCGGCCCTGCCCCATGGCCTGGTTGATGGGAGACCCTTTTTTGGTCACCCGGATGCCGGCATCAATGCCCACCCGGGCCAGCTGGGACTTGATCAGTTCCAGGGTCGGTTTCAATGCGGCCCGGGTTTCGTATGTCCACATCTCTATATGCAGGGGGTTATTGTCCTTTTCCCTTATTCCGTCACCGTCCAGATCCCTGGCCCCGGCCGATTCCAGAAGGGAAACCGCCTTTTCAGGATCATAGGGGTAAGGGGAAAGGTCTGTGCGGCACCAGGGCAGTACTTTGGGAAAGACCGACGCCCCCACTTTTCCGCCGATGCTGCCCAGCACTGAGTCAAGGATCTGGCTGCGGTCAATGGCGAAATTAAGGGCTTTGCGGATTATGGGGTCGGCCAGGGGGCCGTCCTTGACCCTTACAAAGAAAAAACAAAGCCGGGCTGTGGGACGGTGTTCAATCCTGCTTTTGCCCTGCTGCATCAGGCGCAGGGCATCCAGTTCCGGAAAGTTGGTGGCCATGTCGATTTTACCCGACTCAAAGGCCAGCATCCGGGATACCGGATTTTTGATGATAAAAAGTTCAGCCTGCTCAATTTTGGGAGTGCCGCCCCAATATCCGTCAAAGGCGGTGACAATGGTTTTCTCGCTGGGCACGATCTTTTTAAGTTTAAACGGACCTGTCGCGGCAAGTTTGTTTCCGGACGGGTCAACGATTGCCGTTTCCGGCGAGGTTAGATTGTAAATAAAGCCGGCATGGGGATGGCAGGTCTCCACGGTCAGGGAAAGGTCCCCTGTGACCTGGATGGATTTTATATCCAAAAGACCCTGGATCCGCTTGTTAAATCCATCGCTTTTTTCATCGATCAGGCGTTCAAGGGAGTTTTTCACCGCCTGGGCCGTCATCGGGGCCCCGGTGTGAAAAGAAATATTATCCCGGAGGCGGATTTCCCAGGTCTGGGGAGATAGATTCTTGAACCCCCGGGCCAGCCAGGGTTTCAGGCTCATATCAAAATCAAGGGCAAACAGGGTTTCCGTGATACCGGCCTCACTGGCATACCAGCCGTTTGACCCCCTTGCCGGGTCCAGGCTGGAACTCGTGGGGCCAAAGGGTTTGGCAATGGTAAAAGAGTCTGCGCACAAGGCGATGGACGCCCACAGGCAGAGCACCAGACAGAGGACGGCCCTGCCGGGCCAGGCAAAAAGGCCCGGTCCGGCAGGGGAAGGTTGTGCATTTAAATTATCCATAAATTCCTTATTACAGGGATACTGACACGGTGGCCATGACGGTCCGGCCCTGTGCCGCATAGTATTCATAATACTCTTCATCGAACAGGTTATCCACGGACAGGGTGAAGGCCAGTTTTTTACTGGGCCTGTACGTGACCTGGGAATCCACGACAAAAGAGTCTGAGTAGTCCTTATATCCGGAATCGGCATAGGCCGTCCGTTCATCCCGCATAACACTGTCAGAGTATCGCAAGTTGACAGAGGCGTCCAGCACGTCGGTAAAATAGCCTAACCAGAAGTTAAAGATATCGGTTGGCACCTCATCTACCTCTTTGCCAAGTTTACTTGCATCTGAAATCACAGTATATTCGGACCAGTGGTGGGTATAGTGGATCCCTCCCTTAAGGTTCCAGGGCAGGTTGGCTTCAATGCCGAGTTCAATGCCGTCAACTTCGGCCTCTCCTGCGTTGATCCGTTTTGATTCGTGAACAACGACGCCGCTGGTATTGGTATAACTGGTTGTCTGTGATGTAATCATGTCCTCCAGATTGTTCTGGAAATATGTTGCTTTGGCGCGCAAGCGTTTGTTCAGGAACTCCCACTCTGTGCCCACTTCCCAGGATGTGTTTGTGGTCGCCTTAAGATCCGGGTTTGGCGAACAGGTATAGATTTCCCCCCCATTTACATATTCATAGTTGGCGATTCTGTAATACAGGGAGGGGGCAGTAAAGGATTTCCCGTAAGAGCCCCGCAGCACGCCGTTGTCCGTCAGCCTGAAAAGCACAGAGGCCTTGGGGCTGAACTGTCCGTCATCCATGTCTTCATAGGTCACATGGTTGCCGGCGTTATTTGTATATTCGGTATCCGTGCCCCACCAATGGTCATACCGTCCCCCAAGATACAGGGTGGTGGACTCAATGGGCGTATATTCCGCCTGGATAAACGTACCCCAGGTCAGGCTTTCCCCGGTTGTTTCATAATCAGCAGAGGCCCAGCTGTCCTTGTCACTGGCATTGAACAGGGTATATTTGGTGTCCGTGGCAGTCTCTTTTACCCCCTGGGTGCCCAGGGTTAAAAGAAACCGGTTGTCCATCAGGTGAAAGGTGCCGGACAAGTCTGCCTGAAGCAGATCGTTGTCTTTGACTGTGGTTTTGGCGCTTGAAACGGAATGTTCCTGGGTCTCCTTGCCATTGTATCCCACCAGGGCCGTGACATCCAGCTGGCCCGGCACGGAGTAGTCATAATGAAGGGTGTGGACATTGGATTCTTTTTGGTAGGTGGTGCCTGTAAACGAGGTGGCGCTTTGGTTGATCTCATAGTAGTTGCCACCATTCTGGATATAGACATCCCCGGCCCCGATGGCGTTGCCGCTGGCGTCCGTTAAATAGCTGTGGCCGCCGCTCCATCCATTTTCGAACTGGCTGATATTAAAGCTGTACCAGAGTTTGGAGTCTTCAGAAAGCTCCAATCCGGTTTTTATAAACGCCCCGTAATCCTCATACCAGTTTTCTCCCTGGGTTCCTATGATGGCCCGGGTATCACCGTTGGTGGGGTCAATGTCCGTGGCTGTGTTCGTCGCAATGGGGGTTGCTGGGTCCAGTGGCCCGACTACAGGGCTTGTCAGCGATCTGACAGTCGGGTTCGTTTCATACCCGTCCGTGGTCCTGTATTTAAAACTCATGGAGTAGAAAAATTTGTCTCCAAGTGTTTTATCCGCCCAGGAAAGATTTTCAGAATCGGTCGGGGAGAATGGGCGGTCGGCAATACGTGCGCTGAAAAACTGGGTATTGTCGGTGCCGTAGGTAAAAGAGGCCTCCGCCTCCATATCATAGGGGATTTTGGTCTCATAATTGATGACACCGGTCTGGGCAAGGGTGCCGTAAAGGGAAGAAAAAGGTCCCCGCACCACCTCGATTTTTTCCACATCCTTCATGGGGATGGCGCCTGTGTTATAGTAATGGCCGTAATCGTACCAGTTGAGCCCGTCAACCATA encodes:
- a CDS encoding ABC transporter permease, whose protein sequence is MSGLLIKKTAGMALVLFGASFLTYAMILLAPGDAAREIAVARYGGESQLDSATVEWIREKEGLDQPFLVQYGRWLSHVVRLDFGYSLVEEANVFHLICQRFSKTFELAAVSILIALAVALPLGTLAGLNRGSWLDSVSVSLSVLGLSIPNFWLGILLITFFAVHLHWLPSFGTGGWQHLIMPALTLGTSITAYIARLLRLSIIQTLASDHILALRARGTDAPRVLGKHVLKNTLIPLVTIVGLEFGLILEGAVITEVVFSWPGLGSLMVDAICNRDYPLIQGVVLFTGTIFVLINFTVDLICGTLDPRIRIQ
- a CDS encoding ATP-binding cassette domain-containing protein — its product is MPDPLIQIENFGVAFRAQSRRFGRSSLFWGVKQICLTLEKGDSFCLIGESGSGKSTLALALAGLQSFQEGHLMFKGKKITRSGNRNHKMLMKKTQMVFQDPVQALNPFQPLRRSLEEPLAARGIRPSERQALLAPLIRDTGLTTDLLERKPVQASGGQNQRVCIARSLATRPELLILDEPLTALDSLIKTRITRLLCRIKEKYPITCFTITHDMALVKAMATRIGVIYLGRILETGSKSTLLSEPAHPYTRALLSASFTPGIWKGKRLVLKGEAPSAQDLPRGCIFHTRCPEAAAVCRKKAPDAVRLSSTHYVSCHMYGEHPCRVF
- a CDS encoding ABC transporter ATP-binding protein; protein product: MTGTHQPGPNILSVTRLNVAVRAKKENRVLLKDVDFCLARGEIHGLVGESGCGKSLFARSLVRLEAPARIISGAILIDGVNVADNAARAADPFRGTKISLVLQNPESAMDPVFTMANQFRDALSILPKPAQSMDRVYHLLEEVGIASPKLRCRQYPHQWSRGMLQRAQLVMALLAAPSAMILDEVTSALDPTIALQIIELISRLRQTRQTAFILITHDLAMAAHVCDRISVMHQGTILETQDVEALFNHPEHEYTSQLISGTGISEENLCPTH
- a CDS encoding ABC transporter substrate-binding protein, translated to MDNLNAQPSPAGPGLFAWPGRAVLCLVLCLWASIALCADSFTIAKPFGPTSSSLDPARGSNGWYASEAGITETLFALDFDMSLKPWLARGFKNLSPQTWEIRLRDNISFHTGAPMTAQAVKNSLERLIDEKSDGFNKRIQGLLDIKSIQVTGDLSLTVETCHPHAGFIYNLTSPETAIVDPSGNKLAATGPFKLKKIVPSEKTIVTAFDGYWGGTPKIEQAELFIIKNPVSRMLAFESGKIDMATNFPELDALRLMQQGKSRIEHRPTARLCFFFVRVKDGPLADPIIRKALNFAIDRSQILDSVLGSIGGKVGASVFPKVLPWCRTDLSPYPYDPEKAVSLLESAGARDLDGDGIREKDNNPLHIEMWTYETRAALKPTLELIKSQLARVGIDAGIRVTKKGSPINQAMGQGRVHLNLQMWNTAPQGDPDAFLSDVFMTGARSNFMGYANPELDRLLKEARTCFDPADRIRLYNQVQKIIYDESPVIVLFHKAMVTAMSDRVNGYRIHPAEKYLLTHTIGKE
- a CDS encoding TonB-dependent receptor, with protein sequence MKHVRLLLCSIVISLALCAPAWAGTEADPSTDQGAVETDKSCELEGMTVIATKTPKAPLDSPASVSVISENEIDAFNSEHPFKPLFRTEGIYPRQYRGLADYWSRPMIRGNRALVMVDGLNWYDYGHYYNTGAIPMKDVEKIEVVRGPFSSLYGTLAQTGVINYETKIPYDMEAEASFTYGTDNTQFFSARIADRPFSPTDSENLSWADKTLGDKFFYSMSFKYRTTDGYETNPTVRSLTSPVVGPLDPATPIATNTATDIDPTNGDTRAIIGTQGENWYEDYGAFIKTGLELSEDSKLWYSFNISQFENGWSGGHSYLTDASGNAIGAGDVYIQNGGNYYEINQSATSFTGTTYQKESNVHTLHYDYSVPGQLDVTALVGYNGKETQEHSVSSAKTTVKDNDLLQADLSGTFHLMDNRFLLTLGTQGVKETATDTKYTLFNASDKDSWASADYETTGESLTWGTFIQAEYTPIESTTLYLGGRYDHWWGTDTEYTNNAGNHVTYEDMDDGQFSPKASVLFRLTDNGVLRGSYGKSFTAPSLYYRIANYEYVNGGEIYTCSPNPDLKATTNTSWEVGTEWEFLNKRLRAKATYFQNNLEDMITSQTTSYTNTSGVVVHESKRINAGEAEVDGIELGIEANLPWNLKGGIHYTHHWSEYTVISDASKLGKEVDEVPTDIFNFWLGYFTDVLDASVNLRYSDSVMRDERTAYADSGYKDYSDSFVVDSQVTYRPSKKLAFTLSVDNLFDEEYYEYYAAQGRTVMATVSVSL